The nucleotide sequence GGGTGCTAACGTCCGTAGTCAAGAGGAAAACAATCCAGACCGCCAGCTAAGGCCCCAAAATTATAGTTAAGTGGGAAACGATGTGGGAAGGCATAGACAGCTAGGAGGTTGGCTTAGAAGCAGCCACCCTTTAAAGAAAGCGTAATAGCTCACTAGTCGAGTCGGCCTGCGCGGAAGATGTAACGGGGCTAAAACTATATGCCGAAGCTGCGGATGCATAATTTATTATGCGTGGTAGGGGAGCGTTCTGTAAGCCGATGAAGGTGGATTGAGAAGTCTGCTGGAGGTATCAGAAGTGCGAATGCTGACGTGAGTAACGACAATGCGAGTGAAAAACTCGCACGCTGAAAGACCAAGGGTTCCAGTCCAACGTTAATCGGGGCTGGGTGAGTCGACCCCTAAGGCGAGGCCGAGAGGCGTAGTCGATGGGAAATTGGTTAATATTCCAATACTTCTGTGTAATGCGATGAGAGGACGGAGAAGGTTAAGTCAGCCTGGCGTTGGTTGTCCAGGTGGAAGGTTGTAGGCATGTATCTTAGGCAAATCCGGGGTACTCTATGCTGAGAACTGATAGCAAGCTGTACTTGTACAGTGAAGTGGCTGATACCATGCTTCCAGGAAAAGTCTCTAAGCTTCAGTTACACAGGAATCGTACCCGAAACCGACACAGGTGGTCAGGTCGAGTAGACCAAAGCGCTTGAGAGAACTCTGCTGAAGGAACTAGGCAAAATGGTACCGTAACTTCGGGAGAAGGTACGCTGTTGTCTGTGATAGGACTTGCTCCTTGAGCGGGCGACAGCCTCAGAAACCAGGCCCCTGCAACTGTTTATTAAAAACATAGCACTCTGCAAACACGAAAGTGGACGTATAGGGTGTGATGCCTGCCCGGTGCTGGAAGGTTAATTGATGGGGTTAGCGTAAGCGAAGCTCTTGATCGAAGCCCCAGTAAACGGCGGCCGTAACTATAACGGTCCTAAGGTAGCGAAATTCCTTGTCGGGTAAGTTCCGACCTGCACGAATGGCATAATGATGGGGGCGCTGTCTCCAGCAGAGACTCAGTGAAATCGAATTCGCCGTGAAGATGCGGTGTACCCGCGGCTAGACGGAAAGACCCCGTGAACCTTTACTGCAGCTTGACATTGAACTTTGATCTTACTTGTGTAGGATAGGTGGGAGGCTTTGAAGTCGCGACGCTAGTTGCGATGGAGCCGTCCTTGAAATACCACCCTGGTAATATTGAGGTTCTAACTCTGTCCCGTTATCCGGGACGAGGACCATGTCTGGTGGGTAGTTTGACTGGGGCGGTCTCCTCCTAAAGAGTAACGGAGGAGTACGAAGGTGCGCTCAGCGTGGTCGGAAATCACGCGTAGAGTATAAAGGCAAAAGCGCGCTTAACTGCGAGACCCACAAGTCGAGCAGGTACGAAAGTAGGTCTTAGTGATCCGGTGGTTCTGTATGGAAGGGCCATCGCTCAACGGATAAAAGGTACTCTGGGGATAACAGGCTGATACCGCCCAAGAGTTCATATCGACGGCGGTGTTTGGCACCTCGATGTCGGCTCATCTCATCCTGGGGCTGAAGCAGGTCCCAAGGGTATGGCTGTTCGCCATTTAAAGAGGTACGCGAGCTGGGTTTAGAACGTCGTGAGACAGTTCGGTCCCTATCTACCGTGGGCGTTGGAAATTTGAGAGGATCTGCTCCTAGTACGAGAGGACCAGAGTGGACGAACCTCTGGTGTACCGGTTGTCACGCCAGTGGCATCGCCGGGTAGCTATGTTCGGAAGGGATAACCGCTGAAAGCATCTAAGCGGGAAGCCTACCTCAAGATAAGATTTCCCCGAGACTTTATGTCTCCTAAAGAGCCGTTGAAGACTACGACGTTGATAGGTTGGATGTGGAAGCATAGTGATATGTGAAGCTGACCAATACTAATTGCTCGTGAGGCTTGACTATACAACACCCAAACAGTTGTTGTATTAAGCATCAATCGATTCGATATTCAGCAAAACAGCTTGATTCATAAGCTCGTTAGTATGACAATATTCAACTCAAATAAAACCTGTTAATGAATTCTATTTGGTACGAAGTAAGGCATACGAAATAAACAGCGTAAATAAGACCCGAACAAGTCCATAAACAGTTGTGCTGGCGACCATAGCAAGAGTGAACCACCTGATCCCTTCCCGAACTCAGAAGTGAAACCTCTTAGCGCTGATGGTAGTGTGGGGTTACCCATGTGAGAGTAAGTCATCGCCAGCTCATTATTCGAAATCCCCCTCCGCATACGCAGAGGGGGATTTTTTTATGTGCGGGTTTTTAGATAAGATATTTAACATATCTATACCTCAAAGTTGATCAGATTCTTCTGAGACAGAGGACTCCTGTCAATTTGTTTGACCTATTAGGATCTCTGTAAGGCTGGCTCTAAAAGAGTTTATAAGCTGATTTTGTAAATTTTGGCACATAAAAAAACCAGCAAATCGCTGGTTTTTTACTGCTGGCTATTTTATCCAAACACACGCATTACGGCTGCAATTAATACCCAAAGAATGGCAATCGCTACGATTGGTTCAACAATCTTTGCCCATTTTGGGGTGTCGACAACAATCACTTCTTCGATATCTTGATGCTGCTGATTCTGGCTTACCATTTGATTAAACTCCTTCATTGATGCTTCCAATGATAGCTCTTCTTGCACAATTGGTTTAGAGCCTTTGAGTTCTGTTAGCTTGTTTGTTGTCCAAACCCAATCATCTGCTTGACCAGATAAATGTTCAATTTGCCCGGTCAGTAATTCCTGAATGCTATGGATATTATGGTTGCCGGTATCATGCAGTTGTTTTAATTCAATAAGCTGTAAATGAAAAATTTCTGAAGTGCTGTGCTCAAGCTGGGCTCGATCCAGAGTGGATTGATTTTCCGGACTGGTAGCGAGATGACGCACGATTTCCAGGATATATAATTCATCAGGATGATTGATTTCATTATAAATTTTTTGTGGGTTATGACGCCATTCAGTAATAAGTTTTCCTAAAGTTAAGGCATTGATTTCTGATATATATTTTCGTCTTTCTTCTTTTGTATATTCTTTTAGAAGCTCAGGCTTTTGAGTCTCTATCTGTTCAACAAAATATTGTACTAAATCAAAAGCCATTCACTTGCTCCATTATTTTTAATCTAATAGTCTTAAAGTCGGTTTTTTCTTTGGTTGTTCAGTTTGTTCTTCAGTGCTTGATTTTAAAGCATCTTCATCATTTTGTGTATGCTCATATTCACCTGGATCAAAGAATAAACCTTGACCATTTTCACGTGCATAAATACCGAGTACTGCTGCCATAGGCACATAAATATCACGAGAAACGCCACCAAAGCGAGCCGAGAAGCTAATGGCATCATTGCTCATATGCAGCGCATGCACGGCATGTGGCACAATATTCAGAACAATCTGTCCATCTTTAATAAACTGCTCAGGAACCATGGTATTTGGGCGTGTGGCATCCACCAGCAGGTAAGGCGTCATATTGTTATCGCAAACCCACTCATAGATTGCACGTGCCATATAGGGACGGGTAGGGCTAAGGTTGAATTCTTGTTCGGACATGATGTTTCTCTATGGATGTTTGAGTTGCACTGAATAACGGTTCTTTTCCTGCAATGTCATGGATTTTACAAAGGCAGGACGACTAAAAATTCGTTGGCAATATAAATAAAACGGACGGCATTGCTGCTGTGGTAATTCTACGCCCATCTGTTTCAGACGGATAAAAATTGGTGCCAACATACAATCCAGGATACTAAATTGTTCAGACATAAAATAGGGAAAATGCTGGAATAGTGGCATTAGTGAAATCAGGATATCCTGTAACTGCTTTTGTGCCTGAGTTCTGGCTTTCTTATCCAGCGTATCAGGATGGCGTAACATGAGATCAGCCAGTTTCAGCCAGTCATTTTCAAAGCGCCAGATGTATTGTCGTTGCTCTGCCCGGGGCATCGGAGCATCGGCATACAGTTTATTCTGACGATAACGATCATCTACATATTCTGAGATAATCGAAGTATTAAATAATTTAAGTTCATTTTCGATCAGCATCGGCAATTGATTATAAGGATTGAGACTGGCCAGATCCTCATCATCGGCATCCACCAAAATCAGGTTATATTTAATCTGTTTTTCGGTAAGCACATAGCGAATCCAATGGGAACGAAAGTCATCGGCATGACTATAGAGAGTGATTCCTTGAAGAGGCGCGCTTTCGACTGACATAAATCCTGATGAGCTTCTAATGAATAGACTAGGATACTAAAATTCAACCTAAAAAGCACCAAGCATCAAAGATCAATCGGCTTGAGCCAAGGTAGATTATAAGAAAAACAACTGGAGGAAAATAAGATGCTGATCAAGCTTCCTGTCATTTTGCTGTTTATCTGTATTGGGATCGCAAATTATTATTTGATGAAGTCATTCTGGTGTCACGAAGGGGTATGGGGTAAGGATGTACATGAACAATAACAAGAAAAAAGTTCTAAATGACCCACTAACCGCCATAAAAAAACCCTGGAAAATCCAGGGTTTTTTGTCCGATTCGGTAAACGAATTAACGTTTAGAGAACTGAGGACGTTTACGAGCTTTACGTAAACCAAGTTTCTTACGTTCAACTTCACGAGCATCACGAGTAACGAAACCAGCTTGACGAAGAGCAGGTTTTAAAGTTTCGTCAGAAGCGATCAATGCACGAGTAATACCGTGACGGATAGCGCCTGCTTGACCACCAATACCACCACCAGCAACAGTGATGTAAAGGTCATATTTGTCAGTAGCTTCAAGAAGCTCAAGTGGTTGGTTAACAACCATACGAGCAGTTTCACGACCGAAATACTGTTCAAGAGTACGGTTGTTAATTACGAGTTTACCAGTACCAGCTGATAGGAAAACACGTGCAGTTGCGGTCTTACGGCGACCTGTACCATAATTAGTAGCCATGTGCTGTTATCCCTTAGATGTCCAAAACTTGTGGCTGTTGAGCAGCGTGTGGATGCTCAGTACCTGCATACACTTTCATTTTCTTGATCATTGCATAACCAAGAGGACCTTTAGGTAACATACCTTTAACAGCTTTTTCTAGAACTGCTTCTGGTTTGTGAGCGATTAACTTTTCAAAGTTAGTCTCACGGATACCACCAGGGAAACCAGTGTGGCGATAGTATTTCTTATCTTGTGACTTTTTACCAGTCACAGTGATTTCTTCAGCATTGATAACAACGATGTAGTCGCCAGTGTCAACGTGAGGAGTATAAGAAGTTTTATGCTTACCGCGTAAACGACGAGCGATTTCAGTCGCAAGGCGACCTAAAGTTTTGCCAGAAGCATCAACAACGTACCAGTCGTGTTGAACTTCAGCTGGCTTAGCGCTGAGAGTTTTCATTAAACCACTACCTATTATAGTTGGTTTGGACTATGGAATCTGTCCAAACTAAAGGAGACGCGATTCTAAACGAATACGTGAAGAATCACAAATGAAAATTAAAATTTCAAGCGCTGTATTTTATCTAATCTCCCTGGTGAAAGAAAGACCTAAGCCTTTATATGCTACAAAAACTGCAACTATATTTGTAACCATAGTTTCAATGGTATCAAAATATTGATTTATAAGTACTCTTTGCAATGATTACTACAGCGTAGGCGTGATCGGGTTATAATATTTCTCAGCTTTGCCAAATTGAGAAGATGATGCTGCCTTTATATGTCACCAGTGGGGAACCTGCCGGAATTGGTCCTGATATTTGCCTGAGTCTTGCAGATCGTGTTGATGAGCGCCCAATTGTGGTATTGGCGGATATTCATATGCTCGAGCAACGTGCTCAGATACTCAAATTATCGGTTGAGCTGATTGAATATCAAGGACAGGAGTCATCTTCAGGCATCGGTCAGCTATTTGTAGAGCATGTTCCCGTGCAGCAAGACGTCGTATTGGGTGAGCTGAATCTGAACAATGCGGCTTATGTACTGGAGCAACTGCGTCGATCCGCAGACTATGCCATGTCAGGAAAAAGTGTCGGCGTCGCGACTGCGCCTGTACAAAAGTCCGTGATAAATGAAGCGGGCATTTCTTTTAGTGGTCATACCGAGTATTACCAGGAATTTGCTGGTGTTCCACGTGTAGTCATGATGCTGGCCACCAAAACTTTACGCGTGGCCTTGGCCACTACCCATCTTCCGCTTCGTGCCGTGGCAGATGCGATTACGCCTGAACGCTTGCATCAGGTGATTGATATTCTGATTCACGACCTGAAATCCAAATTCAAGATTGAACAGCCGAATATACTGGTTTGCGGTTTAAATCCGCATGCCGGGGAGGGCGGTTATTTGGGGATGGAAGAAATTGAAGTGATCAATCCGGTACTCGAAAGCTATCGTGCCCAAGGTATCAACATGAGTTTAAGCCTACCTGCTGATACT is from Acinetobacter lwoffii and encodes:
- a CDS encoding ClpXP protease specificity-enhancing factor, which encodes MSEQEFNLSPTRPYMARAIYEWVCDNNMTPYLLVDATRPNTMVPEQFIKDGQIVLNIVPHAVHALHMSNDAISFSARFGGVSRDIYVPMAAVLGIYARENGQGLFFDPGEYEHTQNDEDALKSSTEEQTEQPKKKPTLRLLD
- the rpsI gene encoding 30S ribosomal protein S9 codes for the protein MATNYGTGRRKTATARVFLSAGTGKLVINNRTLEQYFGRETARMVVNQPLELLEATDKYDLYITVAGGGIGGQAGAIRHGITRALIASDETLKPALRQAGFVTRDAREVERKKLGLRKARKRPQFSKR
- the rplM gene encoding 50S ribosomal protein L13; translation: MKTLSAKPAEVQHDWYVVDASGKTLGRLATEIARRLRGKHKTSYTPHVDTGDYIVVINAEEITVTGKKSQDKKYYRHTGFPGGIRETNFEKLIAHKPEAVLEKAVKGMLPKGPLGYAMIKKMKVYAGTEHPHAAQQPQVLDI
- the pdxA gene encoding 4-hydroxythreonine-4-phosphate dehydrogenase PdxA, producing the protein MLPLYVTSGEPAGIGPDICLSLADRVDERPIVVLADIHMLEQRAQILKLSVELIEYQGQESSSGIGQLFVEHVPVQQDVVLGELNLNNAAYVLEQLRRSADYAMSGKSVGVATAPVQKSVINEAGISFSGHTEYYQEFAGVPRVVMMLATKTLRVALATTHLPLRAVADAITPERLHQVIDILIHDLKSKFKIEQPNILVCGLNPHAGEGGYLGMEEIEVINPVLESYRAQGINMSLSLPADTLFTPENLKDADAVLAMYHDQGLPVLKSQGFGEAINITLGLPFIRTSVDHGTALSLAGTGLAKSSSLHVAVDLALDLARH
- a CDS encoding glutathione S-transferase N-terminal domain-containing protein; the encoded protein is MSVESAPLQGITLYSHADDFRSHWIRYVLTEKQIKYNLILVDADDEDLASLNPYNQLPMLIENELKLFNTSIISEYVDDRYRQNKLYADAPMPRAEQRQYIWRFENDWLKLADLMLRHPDTLDKKARTQAQKQLQDILISLMPLFQHFPYFMSEQFSILDCMLAPIFIRLKQMGVELPQQQCRPFYLYCQRIFSRPAFVKSMTLQEKNRYSVQLKHP